Within the Syngnathus scovelli strain Florida chromosome 6, RoL_Ssco_1.2, whole genome shotgun sequence genome, the region accaagagagactgcgagagggagatccgccgactggtaggactgatcagatgcgcggtgcgtggctatgttcccaatttcgttgtatacctgcagtgcaatgacacctaaggcattctattctattctatttcacaagaagaaaatgtccggttgctcgcttcgcttttgtcacagcaaaggtgttctagtcgattcaagaaaaaaattggccggttgctctctttgtttttgtcacaattctggcaaatgagtttgcccgcctgcctgagcgctccccgtttgtacatccagacggatgagatcaagctgaaagacagagcggttagtgttttggatgaagccctggggccggccacgtccaccgccttcagctgcagactcaggctgccgagcagcagatcgctgccctgagggattcccaaagggcgggcctaaactaccctggaagtggggtcaacgccgctactagcaatcctcttcattgcgtaagccacctcatcacacacttgcagtacgcatgacttagttcgttgctggaggaaggtagcacaaaaacagttttgaactttgaacgagtgcttgtgtgtgtgtgttgcggggcgttttcagtctcaggaggatcgggacacgcgacggtttcatctgaaaatcgctgagctcagcgcagtcatcaggaaactggaggatcgaaacgccctgctttctgaagagcgcaatgaactggtaatttattgacggcacgcttgaaggtttgcgctacgtttgatgcgcgccatccagcgaggcacccattgcgcttgcttattagttgagcggcgcggcgagtcggttgcctggtagatgtcttttattgggagccaaagttcaaaccgatgcaaaagaaatggatacgttctggcccgcgtgttgtgcgtctttcacatcccgcacttcatgcttgcagctaaagcgactgagagaaacagaaagccagtttctgccactcctgtacaaaaacaaacgcctgagcaggaagaatgaagaactctcgctggtgctgtgtcgccttgaaaacaaagtgcgctttgtcacccaggagaacgaggagatggcaagcttggtaagtcgacgcggacaacggcggcgtgccaacagagtccactgcatttgtgttccacagagaaggcctagttcgctcaatgacctggaccgcggttgcggccagcaggacggtgaaatggagttccttcaagttgtggagcagcggcacatcatcgacgacttgtccaaggtcttcaggcaggcgactcggtgcacgtacggcagcgccgcgctcgctcgctgtcgccaggaaaccttttccgtccaaagcttggccggcggccgccatccaaaaaattggccccttaaattccgacctttcaagcaggagcattgtgcgcacgcgtttgaacacgctttagacttgttttgccgttttcagcagctcaaagctcccgttttgtcagcgcctttgccactcgctgtgcgctgaaaacgacggacttgcccggctgctcagcccgtcaaccatgagccgcgagcgcgacgtcattgtccgtaggcagctagtggcaaaatgcaccctgttagagttgcgctcgctccaacttattttgcaagaaccacacgggagacaagtaagttcttttggacacctgcaggtggagagtccatccgttgtacgaatgaagtctgactctcggctcctgcacgagcattttaattaagagaaacagggtgggtgtaagagtggattgaatagaggaagcccttgacctctagtcaaaacatagcaaggggtgttttacgactttgtgtaggaagggataagcgatagggataaataagggataaataatattatttattacaggtcgcagtcaaagtcaaagcaacacaatgatacgataaagataatctggaaaaccctgacacaccctgtagttgtcacttttggaaaagacgagcgtccctccaatcatcgccggtgacgtgtttttcaggctctggagacaggagctcatgtcagaaatgtcattgtgagtcgcgtttgtttctgcgccggagccgttcgttccctttgcatccaaagaatctcaaaggcggattatttgtgtcgacaggagagagatttgctgctacgataccgacgtcgagaatctctgaggaggaacaaagcgtgaggtcctgcaaggtgagtctgtttgtttgcggctgcttggtgttgcgcaagatgaaatggcctttttctcgctatcgttcctctcgtcgattcatcgtgaggtgtcgcttcagtttgttcagagagatgtttgcttccgcgcccgcaggtcatcgaaacattttacggctacgacgaagacgtgttggtggacccggacggatcgtccttgtcttttcacaccgacagaacccccgacacggaacccgaagaggtagcccgccatttctgccagcgtattggcaccaaacattcctcttcagcctggaatcggactcgtctttgcgtcgcgggtgctttgtcgccggtctgactgattctggtactagtgctgtgttgcattggtgtgtgcatgaagaggcggagcttcgctaccgccagctgacgcaagaatatcaagcgctgcaacgagcctacgctctgctagcccagaccagcgaaggggactacgacgccgagaaggagatcaaggtggcgccccttcccgcaacccccggccgggtcgcagcctccccgttctcacccagcctcgggtgttctctggtctgaaaggaggaggaggagcctccctcctcctcctttcagaccagagaaaagctgatggtagaaatgggtcactatcaaagcagagtagcagatctggagtcagcgctgaagcaacaaggacaggtaagctcatcaatgagcacacctttttctcagacaaaatagctacattcttcagtcactcatccgtctggcattactggaccaaccccccccccccccccccccgaacgtggctgggaaaatgcggagaaaagcaaatgtcattttccagtcaaccaaagaatttgtggatgaaaatgacacaacattccaaagctgtccacgcgtttgtctcttctagaatgtcaagtgggtggaggagaagcagctgctgcgtcagagcaatcagcagttggccgaaaaggtgacggaaagaaaggcgctgggcggagtcgcttggcgtcacacctgtcgggaagccccgcagatgaggtctgactgtcttttcaggtcaggcggatggaggcggaagaagcgcgtctgaaagagcacatccaggatatccgagaccaaaacgaactgcttgagttccgcatcctggagctggaggtgggaagactcgcacaagcgtgttgaggccagagatgtgacggacggacggacggacggacggatgcatgcctctgcctttcaggagagggagtggcgctcccccgtcttgaagtttctgcaagtccgtttcccagacggcctcagccctttgcagatctactgcgaggccgagggcgtgagcgtacgtaaggcgtccctcgcaaccctaaccttaacccgaggtcccagaacaccttacattgctccttgcgcctttcccccggacatcgtcatcagtgatctgatgaagaagctggacatcctgggctataacgccgtaagtgtatgtcgaactccttatgttcgcactccacgagactcggcggctcaaatgtgacttttggaaggctttgcgctgaaagaagcttgttgacgctgtgcctttgggctcttgcagaatctcaccaacgaggagcaggtggtcgtgattcacgccaggacccttctcaccctagccgagaaggtaacgcgcacgtccacgcacgctctcgcattctgcttatgtgacagcagcctttcctcagtggttagaatacatcaaagtgaccaagtcagcacttcaacagaagatgttggacattgaaagtgagaaggtagacagacacgcgacatcagccaaggggaactccggcaatgtgccccaacaattctgaccttgagctgtgctaggatatgttctgcaagcagaagggctacctggatgaagagttggacttcaggaagtgttccatggaccaggctcataaggtaagccgccctcaaatctcccgccggaccactgatggacgaggattgcggcccagaggatcctggagctggaggccatgttgtacgaggcgctaccgcagcgggactgccccgccacggacggcgaaaaagccagccacgctggcgtgaatgacgtgctgacggcggatcagagagaagagcttaggagcgccgtggaccaatggaagcgagccctgatgtgcgagttgagggagcgcgacgcttgcatcctccaagagagaatggatctgctgcacagcgcgcaacaggtaagggcccaaagccagcccggcacttacttgcacgcttactggcttttgaatgccactttccatttgtccgtcctagaggaacaaagagctgaaagaattcatcgaagctcagaagagacaaatcaaacaattggaggagaagtttctgtttctctttctattcttctccttggccttcattctgtggccctaacaccagctggtgagtgagctccagcggcaccgcactcgacacctccgatacactgccagccggtctcagacgttggcagacgctccgatgccaacgtataccccccgccacggtgacagaggcaccgcgtcacaccggcgctcatccaatcagaaggcaggaaaagcaaattcacatgcagggcacttttgaaccagaagagagcgccacaaaaaacggttgttgccccaaacgcgcactaaaaagggtcagaataacaagagtcacactggccagccggggccacccgtccagctgtttcttcaggggggaaaaaaattggagtcaccggtgagtacattttgcatttagctctgcttttctgcttctgtcttcaagtgtgtggcatcctgcgatcaaagattcagccaaccccaaagcggttgacctcaacgtcccaccaccatgcctaccagagcaggtgacgtgatgctttggacatccttccgtctcagatgcccaaaagtactctttgccacatctgcggcaatacggtgtcttttcaaaggtgcaaataaatccagcgtgggcggaacacgcacgtcttcggtttttcccgctttgtttgtgtgacagctgttgtgaaaattttatacaaataaagttgtatagtacaggtttggccaagccgcaactcccgaaccgcatgcggctcttttatgttcatatcaacatttgtgtgtgtgtgtggggggggggggggggggggggggtggcttcacttgagttcaatttggtattttggtcaaaagcgcatgtggtgaaattccacaaagtaggatgggcaaacacatttctttaaactatgagtgtcaattgggctctcgaaatggcagggaaaagatgcacagcaaaacgaaaatacgtagatgaacacaggacgttttaatcagagtgggaaagtttctattttttgttgaacgtgatggcaaaccattctgcctgatatgtcagacctcagcgcatttcaaagattcaaatcttcagcgccatgcacttcagctcactccatgctaacattgatcaggcgtcgaacccgcaacatcatgcttaagaggtggccatgctaaccagtgcgccattatgtcaacgcataataactgtaagtctactgatcaaaacagcggttactatatgacgtcgctacgtcgtggtcacgtgacgcagacaagacgtcaatggacgtgggcagagttaacttgtttaaaagggagtgggcagaagaaatatttaatttatttaaatctattttgagtgcacaccattatgccaatgcataacaactgtaaatctactaaacaaaacagcggttgctatatgacatctgccacgtcgtggtcacgtgacatacgtgacgtcgatgggcgtaactttcgccggaattcaaatccgcggggagaggtaacttgtttaaaagagagtgggcagaagaattatttaatttatttaaatatatttggtgtgtgcgccattatgtcaatgcataacaactgtaagtctactaaacaaaacagcggttgctatatgacgtctgccacgtcgtggtcacgtgacgcggacgtgacgtcgacgcctactttacatcccaccgatcacaggacccctcggctgcataaccgtgcccccttcccaaccaatcggatttgctatacgcgaaaacgacgccaatggaaagagcttccgcccaaatttaaatccgtgggcgtggctcgcagcaggaagtaggaaaacggcggcgatgttgacaaagacacagcggatggtaacatacgactaacaagagaaatatttttattttctgcttgcaactggaccgtccagagcgtacacggtaagtacaactcatcgtttttaaaaagaagtacttttgttgccctgaaaagcgagtgagcgtggcgtttgtgggggacgtcgaatttcgacgattctttctggtcaacggttgtaaatgattgtgttgattaaaaaagaaaacttgatgtaactctacttttaactgccgtttcagatagatttggaattgcatcacatccaattttgcctagagcgtacacggtaagtaacactcattgtgtttaaggagatttacgtttgtaatagcagaagtgtagccgcgttgcgttgtacgtgtgaaaattggtcgaggcgaaatgttaatgtttaatttcattcctttaggttccacggtgtttgttggctgcaagttttccactgcaagaagaggctcgtatcattgaccaggagcgagctacaatggtgagtagccataacatttatgttaaacacttcctatttcatgtctaacagtacttgatttaacaaataaccataaataaatacagtgtgggcactgaagttaacatatgtgattatactgcctaatctgtcaccgagtagattgttgcaaagtaatataagatccaaagttgtaattcagaatagttttcaaaagaaggccattagaattatatacaagtctgattaccctgaacataacaacaagctattaattaaatcacaaattcttcaattcaaagatttggtagattatcagacaaataatgtctaacagtaattgatttaacacatcacaataagtagattgagtgtgggcactctcaagtctctaatctgttacagagtatgttgttgccaagtaatgtagaatagatccaaagtagtaatccagaatagttttgaagaggccattagaataataaacaaatctgattaccttgaacataataacaagctaagtgtttaatatgtcctatgaagtcgaaattgggcaccgtcatgtggtgaaatttggaattgcatcacatccaattttgcctgggaacaaacagattaaataaatcttagttttgaataagccactccttctcaaacaagtaaactctgcccatttcgcgcagtagatgttctgttaatatctagtatttatacaaagtcataatttaaattgctttcaaccttcattcatcggttcaaccaacattactcgctcttactaccaacttgtattgatttaactaagcgtttaatacttcctatcaggtctcaaggcaagatttggcaaaatacagtttcagcaaatccaattttgccagggaacaaaaatagattaaataaactaaataagtcttcttcccaataaataaatcagaaaagtctgtcttgtaaccagtcctcttcaaacaagtaaagtctgcccattttgtgccgtagattttgtgtccatgcctagtatttaaacaaaatcataatttaaacgacttcttgccttcattcactttggaaatttggaattgcagcaaatcgaattttgccagggaacaaaaatagatcaattaaactaagtcttcttcccattaaataaattaaaaaagtctgtcttgtaaccagtccttttcaaacaagtaaagtctgcccattttgtgccgtcgattttgtgttaatgcctagtatttatacaaaatcataatttaaaggacttcattccttcattcactttggaaatttggaattgcagcacatcaaattttgcctgggaagaaaagtagattaaataaatttaataagtcttactacttcccattaaataaattaaatacgtcttacttgttcccactccttttcaaaacagtagtttaaaacgagggcccttcactcaacctttaaccctatttattcaccttctaggctaagtgttaaaggctaagtgttaaaggctaagtgttaaaggctaagtgttaaaggctaagtgttaaaggctaagtgttaaaggctaagtaatagaggctaagtgccagaggctaggcgccagaggcgagtttttgtgggctgaagttttagtggggttagtgtgaatacaatccaaaagaatacaacagaatacaatacaatagaatataatacatagattaaattcaatagctcttactacttcccattaaataaattaaatacgtcttacttgttcccaatccttttcaaaaaagtagtttaaaacgagggcccttcactcaacctttaacctcaaccccgcacgtcacattgtgttgtatctgtgaatgttggttgtggccaaatgatagttttctttcattcgtttaggttccacggtgtttgttggctatgttttccactgtcagaaggatgaaaatacaaagtacaacgcttggacgtgggcgaagacgtcaccggtgagtccttccttcctatttatttaccttctagatgctagaggctaagtgttagaggctaagtgttagaggctaagtgttaaaggcaacacaatacgaacaacacaacacaatacgaacaactcaacacaatatgaacaacacaatatgaacaacacaacacaatacgaacaacacaacacaatacgaacaacacaacacaatacgaacaacacaacacattacgaacaacacaacacaatacgaacaacacaacgatactgcactgaacaacacgataccgcactgagaaacacgataccgcactgaacaacacgataccgcactgaacaacaccatgccgcactgaacaccatgccacactgaacaacaccatcccgcactgaacaacaccatgccgcactaaacaacaccatgccgcactgaacaacaccatgcctcactgaacgacaccatgcctcactgaacgacaccatgccgcactgaaagacaccatgccgcactgaacgacaccatgccgcactgaaagacaccatcccgcactgaacaccatgccgcactgaacaacaccatcctgcactgaacaacaccatcccgcactgaacaacaccatgccgcactgaacaacaccatgccgcactgaacaacattatgccgcactgaacaacattatgcctcactgaacattatgccgcactgaacaacaccatgccgcactgaacaacaccatgccgcactgaacaacaccatgccgcactgaacaacaccatgccgcactgaacaacaccatgccgcactgaacaacaccatgccgcactgaacaacattatgccgcactgaacaacaccatgccgcactgaacaacaccatcctgcactgaacaacaccattccgcattgaacaccatgccgcactgaacaacaccatcccgcactgaacaacaccatcccgcactgaacaacattatgccgcactgaacaacattatgccgcactgaacaacaccatgccgcactgaacaacaccatgccgcactgaacaacaccatgccgcactgaacaacattataacgcactgaacaacaccatcccgcactgaacaacaccatgccgcactaaacaacattatgccgcactgaacaacattatgccgaaatgaacaacaccatgccgcactgaacaacaccatgccgcactgaacaacaccatgccgcactgaacaacaccatgccgcactgaacaacacgatcccgcactgaacaccatcccgcactgaacaacaccatgccgcactgaacaacaccatgccgcactgaacaacaccatgccgcactgaacaacaccatgccgcactgaacaacaccattccgcactgaacaacaccatgccgcactgaacaacattatgctgcactgaacaacaccatgccgcactgaacaacaacatgccgcactgaaaaacattatgccgcactgaacaacaccatgccgcactgaacaacaccatcccgaactgaacaacaccatgccgcattgaacaacaccatgccgcactgaacaacaccatcctgcactgaacaacaccatcccgcactgaacaacaccatgccgcactgaacaacaccatgccgcactgaacaacaccatgccgcaatgaacaacaccatcccgcactgaacaacattatgccgcactgaacaacattatgccgcactgaacaacattatgccgcactgaacaacattatgccgcactgaacaacattatgccgcactgaacaacattatgtcgcactgaacaacaccatgccgcactgaacaacaccatgccgcactgaacaacaccatgccgcactgaacaacaccatgccgcactgaacaacacgatcccgcattgaacaacaccatgccgcactgaacaacaccatcctgcactgaacaacaccatcccgcactgaacaacaccatgccgcactgaacaacattatggcgcactgaacaacattatgccgcactgaacaacaccatgccgcattgaacaacaccatgccgcactgaacaacaccatcctgcactgaacaacaccatgccgcattgaacaacaccatgccgcactgaacaacaccatcctgcactgaacaacaccatcccgcactgaacaacaccatcccgcattgaacaacaccatcctgcactgaacaacaccatgccgcactgaacaacaccatcctgcactgaacaacacgatcctgcactgaacaacaccatgccgcactgaacaacaccatgccgcactgaacaacaccattccgcactgaacaacaccatgccgcactgaacaacaccatcctgcactgaacaacaccatcccgcactgaacaacaccatgccgcattgaacaacaccatcctgcactgaacaacaccatcctgcactgaacaacaccatgccgcactgaacaacaccatgccgcactgaacaacaccatgccgcactgaacaacaccatgccgcactgaaacacattatgccgcactgaacaacattatgtcgcactgaacaacaccatgccgcactgaacaacaccatgctgcactgaacaacattatgccgcactgaaaaacaccatgccgcactgaacaacaccatcccgcactgaacaacaccatgccgcattgaacaacaccataccgcattgaacaacaccatgccgcactgaacaacaccatgctgcactgaacaacaccatgctgcactgaacaacacgatcctgcattgaacaacaccatgccgcactgaacaacaccatcctgcactgaacaacaccatcctgcactgaacaacaccaccccgtactgaacaacacgatcccgcattgaacaacaccatcccacactgaacaacaccatgccgcactgaacaacaccattccgcactgaacaacaccatgccgcactgaacaacaccatgccgcactgaacaacaccatgccgcactgaacaacaccatgccgcattgaacaacaccatgccgcactgaacaacaccatcctgcactgaacaacaccatcccgcactgaacaacaccatgccgcattgaacaacaccatgccgcactgaacaacaccatcctgcactgaacaacaccatcccgcactgaacaacaccatgccgcactgaacaacattatggcttactgaacaacattatgccgcactgaacaacaccatgccgcactgaacaacaccatgccgcactgaacaacaccatgccgcactgaacaacattatgccgcactgaacaacatta harbors:
- the LOC125970579 gene encoding janus kinase and microtubule-interacting protein 3-like — protein: MSKRAPAGRAKAERTDALQAANDELRTKLMDVQLELQQEKNKVSCLERERSQDLRAEHHRATAAMTELKSKLHEEKQKELAITRETLLRQHEMELMRVIKIKDGEIQRLNALVLSLRDGSMDSLRRGCFVAGLTDSGTSAVLHWCVHEEAELRYRQLTQEYQALQRAYALLAQTSEGDYDAEKEIKTREKLMVEMGHYQSRVADLESALKQQGQNVKWVEEKQLLRQSNQQLAEKVRRMEAEEARLKEHIQDIRDQNELLEFRILELEEREWRSPVLKFLQVRFPDGLSPLQIYCEAEGVRDIVISDLMKKLDILGYNANLTNEEQVVVIHARTLLTLAEKWLEYIKVTKSALQQKMLDIESEKDMFCKQKGYLDEELDFRKCSMDQAHKRILELEAMLYEALPQRDCPATDGEKASHAGVNDVLTADQREELRSAVDQWKRALMCELRERDACILQERMDLLHSAQQRNKELKEFIEAQKRQIKQLEEKFLFLFLFFSLAFILWP